Proteins from a single region of Hordeum vulgare subsp. vulgare chromosome 6H, MorexV3_pseudomolecules_assembly, whole genome shotgun sequence:
- the LOC123402346 gene encoding probable high-affinity nitrate transporter-activating protein 2.2, which produces MARQGMVTALLLLVLAAGCCASAGAVAYLSKLPVTLDVTASPTPGQVLHAGEDVITVTWALNASQPAGKDADYKNVKVSLCYAPVSQKEREWRKTHDDLKKDKTCQFKITQQAYPGAGKVEYRVALDIPTATYYVRAYALDASGTQVAYGQTAPTAAFNVVSITGVTTSIKVAAGVFSAFSVASLAFFFFIEKRKKNN; this is translated from the exons ATGGCTCGGCAAGGCATGGTCAcggcgctgctgctgctggtcCTCGCCGCCGGCTGCTGCGCATCGGCGGGCGCCGTGGCGTACCTCTCCAAGCTGCCTGTGACCCTCGACGTCACCGCCTCCCCCACTCCCGGCCAAG TTCTTCACGCCGGCGAGGACGTGATCACGGTGACGTGGGCCCTGAACGCGAGCCAGCCGGCCGGCAAGGACGCCGACTACAAGAACGTGAAGGTGAGCCTCTGCTACGCGCCGGTGAGCCAGAAGGAGCGCGAGTGGCGCAAAACCCACGACGACCTCAAGAAGGACAAGACCTGCCAGTTCAAGATCACCCAGCAGGCCTACCCCGGCGCCGGCAAGGTTGAGTATCGCGTCGCCCTCGAcatccccaccgccacctactacGTGCGCGCCTACGCGCTCGACGCCTCGGGCACCCAGGTCGCCTACGGCCAAACCGCGCCAACCGCCGCCTTCAACGTCGTCAGCATCACGGGAGTCACCACCTCCATCAAGGTCGCCGCCGGCGTCTTCTCCGCCTTCTCCGTCGCCTccctcgccttcttcttcttcattgagaaACGCAAGAAGAACAACTAA